In Comamonadaceae bacterium OS-1, a single window of DNA contains:
- a CDS encoding putative 5-dehydro-4-deoxyglucarate dehydratase — protein sequence MNPQELKSIMGSGLLSFPITDFDDNGDFRPSTYIKRLEWLAPYGASALFAAGGTGEYFSLVGAEYSQVVKTAVETCRGVVPIIAGAGGPTRMAIAHAQEAERLGAHGVLLLPHYLTEAGQEGLIEHVAQVCNSVKFGVIVYNRDRTKLTPNSLAILAERCPNLIGFKDGVGNIETMSSIFMKMGDRFAYLGGLPTAEVYAAAYKALGTPVYSSAVFNFIPKTAMDFYHAVAADDLPTQHKLLKEFFMPYLAIRNRVEGYGVSIIKAGATIVGHDGGPVRAPLTNLKPAEMEELAVLIQKLGPQ from the coding sequence ATGAATCCGCAAGAACTCAAATCCATCATGGGCTCCGGCCTGCTGTCTTTCCCCATCACCGACTTCGATGACAACGGCGACTTCCGCCCCAGCACCTACATCAAGCGCCTGGAATGGCTGGCCCCTTACGGCGCATCGGCGCTGTTTGCCGCCGGCGGCACGGGCGAATATTTCTCGCTGGTGGGTGCCGAGTACAGCCAGGTCGTGAAGACCGCGGTGGAAACCTGCCGTGGCGTGGTGCCCATCATCGCCGGTGCCGGTGGTCCCACCCGCATGGCCATCGCCCATGCGCAGGAAGCCGAGCGTCTGGGTGCCCACGGCGTGCTGCTGCTGCCGCACTACCTGACCGAAGCCGGCCAGGAAGGCCTGATTGAGCACGTGGCCCAGGTCTGCAACAGCGTGAAGTTTGGCGTGATCGTCTACAACCGCGACCGCACCAAGCTCACCCCCAACTCGCTGGCCATCCTGGCCGAGCGCTGCCCCAACCTGATCGGCTTCAAGGACGGCGTGGGCAATATCGAAACCATGTCCTCCATCTTCATGAAGATGGGCGACCGCTTTGCCTACCTGGGCGGCCTGCCCACGGCGGAAGTCTACGCAGCCGCCTACAAGGCGCTGGGCACACCGGTGTACTCGTCGGCCGTGTTCAACTTCATCCCCAAGACCGCCATGGACTTCTACCATGCGGTGGCCGCCGATGACCTGCCCACGCAGCACAAACTGTTGAAGGAGTTCTTCATGCCCTACCTGGCGATCCGCAACCGCGTCGAAGGCTACGGCGTGAGCATCATCAAGGCCGGTGCCACCATCGTCGGCCACGACGGCGGCCCGGTGCGCGCGCCCCTGACCAACCTCAAGCCCGCCGAAATGGAAGAACTCGCCGTGCTGATCCAGAAACTGGGCCCACAATAA
- the aldHT gene encoding aldehyde dehydrogenase, thermostable: MTQKHDNYINGAWVAGNSYAPNINPSNLADVIGEYTQGDAAQLDAAVQAAQAAFPAWSTGNVQARADALDKIGTEILARREELGTLLAREEGKTKLEGIGEATRAGNIFKFFAGECLRLTGEIVPSVRSGVAVEITREPLGVVGLITPWNFPIAIPAWKIAPALAYGNCVVLKPADLVPGCAWALAEIISRSGIPAGVFNLVMGRGSVIGDPLVNHPGINGISFTGSQSVGGRIAQQCAVNLKKVQLEMGGKNPQIILDDADLAQAVELSVQSAFFSTGQRCTASSRLIVTDGIYGKFVEAVQARMATLKIGDALQAGIDIGPVSSLSQLQQDLDYVAIGQAEGAQLVAGGTRLERTTEGFYMAPALLLDTTSAMRINREEVFGPVASVIRVKDYEAALAESNNTPFGLSAGIATTSLKYATHFKRHSQAGMVMVNLPTAGVDYHVPFGGRKGSSYGSREQGRYAQEFFTTVKTAYIGA, translated from the coding sequence ATGACACAAAAACACGACAACTACATCAACGGTGCCTGGGTCGCTGGCAACAGCTACGCGCCCAACATCAACCCGTCGAATCTGGCGGATGTGATCGGCGAGTACACCCAGGGCGACGCAGCCCAGCTGGATGCCGCCGTGCAGGCGGCGCAGGCGGCTTTCCCCGCCTGGTCCACCGGCAACGTGCAGGCCCGTGCCGACGCGCTGGACAAGATCGGCACCGAAATCCTGGCCCGCCGCGAAGAGCTGGGTACGCTGCTGGCCCGCGAAGAAGGCAAGACCAAGCTTGAGGGCATTGGCGAAGCCACCCGTGCGGGCAACATCTTCAAGTTCTTCGCCGGTGAATGCCTGCGTTTGACGGGCGAGATCGTGCCCTCGGTGCGCTCCGGCGTGGCGGTGGAAATCACCCGCGAACCGCTGGGCGTGGTGGGTTTGATCACCCCCTGGAACTTCCCCATCGCCATCCCCGCGTGGAAGATTGCCCCGGCCCTGGCCTACGGCAACTGCGTGGTCTTGAAGCCCGCCGATCTGGTGCCCGGCTGCGCCTGGGCGCTGGCCGAGATCATCAGCCGCAGCGGCATCCCCGCCGGTGTGTTCAACCTGGTGATGGGCCGCGGCTCGGTCATCGGCGACCCGCTGGTCAACCATCCCGGCATCAACGGCATCAGCTTCACCGGCTCGCAAAGCGTGGGTGGCCGCATCGCCCAGCAGTGCGCGGTGAACCTGAAAAAGGTGCAACTGGAAATGGGCGGCAAGAACCCGCAAATCATCCTGGACGATGCCGACCTGGCCCAGGCCGTCGAGCTCAGCGTGCAAAGCGCCTTCTTCAGCACCGGCCAGCGCTGCACCGCATCCAGCCGCCTGATCGTCACCGACGGCATCTACGGCAAGTTCGTGGAAGCCGTGCAGGCCCGCATGGCCACGCTGAAGATTGGCGATGCTTTGCAAGCCGGTATCGACATCGGCCCCGTGTCGTCCCTGTCGCAATTGCAGCAAGACTTGGACTACGTAGCCATCGGCCAGGCCGAAGGCGCACAGCTGGTAGCAGGCGGCACGCGCCTGGAGCGCACGACCGAGGGCTTCTACATGGCCCCGGCTTTGCTGTTGGACACCACGTCCGCCATGCGCATCAACCGCGAAGAAGTCTTTGGCCCCGTGGCCAGCGTCATCCGCGTGAAAGACTACGAGGCCGCCCTGGCCGAGTCGAACAACACGCCGTTTGGCCTGTCCGCAGGCATTGCCACCACCAGCCTGAAATACGCCACGCACTTCAAGCGCCACAGCCAGGCCGGTATGGTCATGGTGAATTTGCCCACCGCCGGTGTGGACTACCACGTGCCGTTTGGTGGCCGTAAGGGCAGCAGCTACGGCTCGCGCGAGCAGGGCCGCTACGCGCAAGAGTTCTTCACCACGGTGAAGACCGCCTACATCGGCGCTTGA
- the kdgK gene encoding 2-dehydro-3-deoxygluconokinase translates to MQRVVLFGECMLELQGVAFGPMQQGFGGDTLNTAVYLARCSAGKLQVGYATALGDDGLSSGLLARWQAEALDTALVQRLPGRMPGLYLIEVDAHGERSFSYWRDSSAAKAYFDAPDTPLEQAADQIDALYLSGISLAILPPAGRERLLALMARLRARGATVVFDNNYRPRLWARRAEAHAWFDRAYALASIALVTADDEQALRGLSTLEAAVEAASTLPCPEVVIKRGRAATLVRTANGVQEIATERVEKVVDTTAAGDSFAAGYLAVRLQGGSVETAATQGNRLAARVIQHRGALIPLEAMVDLVL, encoded by the coding sequence ATGCAGCGCGTTGTGCTGTTCGGAGAATGCATGCTGGAGCTGCAAGGCGTTGCCTTTGGCCCCATGCAGCAAGGCTTTGGCGGCGACACGCTGAACACCGCCGTCTACCTGGCGCGGTGTTCGGCAGGCAAGCTGCAGGTGGGCTACGCCACTGCGCTGGGCGACGACGGCCTGAGCAGCGGCCTGCTGGCGCGCTGGCAGGCCGAGGCGCTAGACACCGCGCTGGTGCAGCGCCTGCCGGGCCGCATGCCGGGCTTGTACCTGATCGAGGTGGACGCCCATGGCGAACGCAGCTTCAGCTACTGGCGCGACAGCAGCGCGGCCAAGGCGTATTTCGATGCGCCTGACACTCCGCTGGAGCAGGCGGCAGACCAGATCGACGCGCTCTACCTCAGCGGCATCAGCCTGGCCATCCTGCCCCCGGCGGGCCGCGAGCGTTTGCTGGCCTTGATGGCCCGCCTGCGCGCGCGCGGGGCCACCGTGGTGTTTGACAACAACTACCGCCCCCGCCTGTGGGCCCGCCGCGCCGAGGCCCATGCCTGGTTCGACCGCGCCTATGCCCTGGCCAGCATCGCCCTGGTCACCGCCGACGACGAGCAGGCCCTGCGCGGCCTGTCCACGCTGGAAGCCGCAGTAGAAGCCGCATCGACCCTGCCGTGTCCTGAGGTCGTCATAAAGCGGGGCCGCGCTGCCACCCTGGTGCGCACCGCCAACGGCGTGCAAGAGATCGCTACCGAGCGCGTCGAAAAGGTCGTGGACACCACCGCCGCGGGCGATTCCTTCGCCGCAGGCTACCTGGCCGTGCGCCTGCAAGGCGGTAGCGTGGAAACCGCCGCCACCCAAGGCAACCGCCTGGCCGCCCGCGTCATCCAGCACCGGGGTGCGCTGATTCCGTTGGAAGCGATGGTGGACCTGGTGCTATAG
- the lhgD gene encoding L-2-hydroxyglutarate dehydrogenase, which translates to MDQVDVVVIGAGVVGLAVARALALQGREVLVLEAADAIGTGTSARNSEVIHAGIYYTPGSLKAQLCVQGKQMLYAYCAERGIGHQRCGKLIVATDAAQLAQLENIRARAAANGVGDLVLLDRAGARTLEPQLECTGALLSPSTGIVDSHALMLALLGDLEHAGGILALNSPLALMESAQAAIILEAVDGTRLQARSVVNAAGLQAPALARRCAGLDAHHVPTPYFAKGNYFTLVGRAPFQHLIYPAPQAAGLGVHLTLDLGGQAKFGPDVQWVDSPDDLVVDPARGDAFYAEVRTYWPGLPDGALQPGYAGIRPKIQAPHEAAKDFLIQGPAVHGVPGLVNLFGIESPGLTSCLALGEYVARMV; encoded by the coding sequence ATGGACCAGGTTGATGTTGTCGTGATTGGAGCCGGCGTGGTCGGCCTGGCCGTGGCCCGGGCGCTGGCCTTGCAGGGCCGCGAAGTGCTGGTGCTGGAAGCCGCCGATGCCATCGGCACCGGCACCAGTGCGCGCAACAGCGAAGTCATCCACGCAGGCATTTACTACACGCCCGGCTCGCTCAAGGCGCAGTTGTGCGTGCAGGGCAAGCAGATGCTGTACGCCTACTGCGCCGAACGCGGCATTGGCCACCAGCGCTGCGGCAAGCTGATCGTAGCCACCGATGCAGCGCAGCTCGCCCAGCTGGAGAACATCCGCGCCCGCGCCGCTGCCAATGGCGTGGGCGACCTGGTTCTGCTGGACCGCGCTGGTGCCCGCACGCTGGAGCCGCAGCTGGAATGCACCGGCGCGCTGCTGTCGCCCAGCACCGGCATCGTGGACAGCCACGCGCTGATGCTGGCGCTGCTGGGCGACCTGGAGCATGCGGGTGGCATTTTGGCACTCAATAGCCCTCTAGCGCTTATGGAATCAGCACAAGCAGCTATTATTTTGGAAGCAGTGGATGGCACCCGGCTGCAAGCACGCAGCGTGGTCAACGCCGCCGGGCTGCAGGCCCCCGCCCTGGCCCGCCGCTGCGCCGGGCTGGACGCGCACCATGTGCCCACGCCCTACTTTGCCAAGGGCAACTACTTCACCTTGGTGGGGCGCGCACCGTTCCAGCACCTCATCTACCCCGCCCCGCAGGCCGCCGGGCTGGGCGTGCACCTCACGCTGGACCTGGGCGGCCAGGCCAAGTTCGGCCCCGACGTGCAGTGGGTCGACAGCCCCGACGACCTGGTGGTGGACCCGGCCCGAGGCGATGCCTTCTACGCCGAGGTGCGCACATACTGGCCCGGCCTGCCGGACGGCGCGCTGCAGCCCGGCTACGCAGGTATCCGCCCCAAGATCCAGGCCCCGCATGAGGCGGCCAAAGATTTCCTGATTCAAGGCCCGGCAGTGCACGGCGTGCCGGGGCTGGTGAATTTGTTCGGGATTGAATCGCCAGGGCTGACGAGCTGTTTGGCGCTGGGGGAATACGTGGCCCGGATGGTGTAG
- the entS gene encoding enterobactin exporter EntS, with amino-acid sequence MRLWTARVFGTLGSQILMLAVGWQMYDLTGSAWDLGLVGLLQFLPALLLSLVAGHVADRVHRGRIVATCVALQALVAVTLLWVTHEQWVSREWLLMVSLVLGAARAFQMPAQQALTPLLVPPALLPQAMAMSAAGMQAATIGGPALGGAIFLAGASAVYGTGVLLFGVSVVLLIGLRYEHVPPPREPMTIRSVLAGVHFIWEKKTILGAVSLDLFAVLLGGATALLPMFAKDILHTGPWGLGLLRASPAVGALLVSIVLARWPLQRKVGRTLLLSVALYGICMVVFGASTSLLLSLAALGVSGGADMVSVVVRQSLVQLETPNEMRGRVSAVNSVFIGASNQLGEFESGATAALLGPVGSVVLGGIGTLIVAALWLKLFPGLAQKDTLHGPG; translated from the coding sequence ATGCGCCTATGGACAGCGCGCGTCTTCGGTACCCTGGGCAGCCAAATCCTGATGCTGGCCGTGGGCTGGCAAATGTACGACCTGACCGGTAGCGCCTGGGACCTGGGCCTGGTGGGGCTGCTGCAATTTTTACCGGCCCTGCTGCTGTCGTTGGTGGCCGGGCATGTGGCCGACCGGGTGCACCGCGGGCGCATCGTAGCCACCTGTGTGGCGCTGCAGGCGCTGGTGGCCGTGACCCTGTTGTGGGTGACGCACGAACAGTGGGTGAGCCGCGAATGGCTGCTGATGGTGTCGCTGGTGCTGGGTGCGGCACGGGCCTTCCAGATGCCTGCACAGCAGGCCCTCACACCGCTGCTGGTGCCCCCGGCCCTGCTGCCGCAAGCCATGGCCATGAGCGCGGCAGGCATGCAGGCGGCCACCATCGGCGGCCCGGCGCTCGGCGGGGCCATCTTTCTGGCCGGGGCCAGCGCGGTGTATGGCACCGGTGTGCTGCTGTTTGGCGTGAGCGTGGTGCTGCTGATCGGCCTGCGCTACGAGCACGTACCACCACCGCGGGAACCCATGACCATCCGCAGCGTGCTGGCCGGGGTGCACTTCATCTGGGAGAAAAAAACCATTCTGGGTGCTGTGTCGCTGGACCTGTTTGCCGTACTGCTGGGCGGGGCCACGGCCCTGCTGCCGATGTTTGCCAAAGACATTTTGCACACCGGGCCCTGGGGTCTGGGCCTGCTGCGCGCCTCTCCGGCGGTGGGTGCGCTGCTGGTGTCCATCGTGCTGGCGCGCTGGCCGCTGCAGCGCAAAGTGGGCCGTACCCTGCTGCTGTCGGTAGCGCTGTACGGCATCTGCATGGTGGTGTTTGGCGCGTCCACCAGCCTGCTGCTGTCGCTGGCGGCGCTGGGGGTATCAGGCGGTGCCGACATGGTGAGTGTGGTGGTGCGGCAAAGCCTGGTGCAGCTGGAAACACCGAATGAGATGCGTGGCAGGGTCAGCGCCGTCAACTCAGTGTTCATCGGCGCGTCCAACCAGCTGGGCGAATTTGAATCGGGTGCCACCGCCGCGCTGCTGGGGCCGGTGGGCTCGGTAGTGCTGGGCGGCATCGGCACGCTGATCGTGGCGGCGCTGTGGTTGAAGCTGTTTCCCGGTTTGGCTCAAAAGGATACGTTACATGGACCAGGTTGA